In Desulfobotulus mexicanus, a single window of DNA contains:
- a CDS encoding dynamin family protein: MNTLTPEQSHSLICRAVSQKGXESPMAATLSKMEKTINEEMHKVXRYHSPPDLVHYFFEFKKEFERFREFSEFPELARKVIVGFGGAFSAGKSSLLNAILGRKILPAEVDPTTTVPAFIIKGSEEAISAFNLFGRKISLSAHEFVALTHDYEKEYGTPMGHILKSAHLALPEFSWENLALLDTPGYSNADDESDTESADARTARTQLNTAQFIVWVIRAEAGTIPEKDLKFLASLRPEIPKLFILSQADKRDEQDIRDIMALIRNTLEKRGIGFIDVLPFSARKKKLYPAEAITAVLDQWNTKPREVLFARNFKVLFIHFIRYLDEKKLSAERSLNRLNRVLGLADDEDIRQDIEELQKKTKLEINQLDGERVILMGLSNTFFRELKKEGDKVGIEMPEPSEMDLLAPDGANILELLRSYMEKEKIRSKGLEKHLLPLMQAAECRNYDIITRQVGEKLKDLLLKACA, encoded by the coding sequence ATGAACACACTGACTCCGGAACAAAGCCACAGCCTTATTTGCAGGGCSGTTTCCCAAAAGGGAGAWGAAAGCCCCATGGCAGCCACCCTGAGCAAGATGGAAAAAACCATCAATGAAGAAATGCACAAGGTRWSCCGCTACCACAGCCCTCCGGATCTTGTGCATTATTTCTTTGAGTTCAAAAAGGAGTTTGAGCGGTTCCGGGAGTTTTCAGAATTTCCTGAACTGGCCCGCAAGGTGATTGTGGGCTTTGGCGGAGCCTTTTCAGCAGGCAAGTCTTCCCTGCTCAACGCCATCCTTGGCCGTAAAATTCTTCCTGCSGAGGTGGACCCCACCACCACAGTGCCYGCCTTTATAATAAAGGGCAGTGAGGAAGCCATCAGCGCCTTCAATCTTTTCGGMAGAAAGATCAGCCTCAGTGCCCATGAATTTGTGGCCCTGACCCATGACTACGAAAAGGAGTACGGCACACCCATGGGCCATATCCTGAAGTCGGCCCACCTTGCCCTGCCGGAGTTTTCCTGGGAAAACCTCGCTCTTCTGGATACGCCSGGATATTCCAATGCCGATGATGAATCGGATACGGAATCAGCCGATGCCCGAACAGCCCGCACCCAGCTCAACACGGCYCAGTTYATTGTCTGGGTAATCCGGGCAGAGGCCGGAACCATTCCTGAAAAGGATCTGAAATTCCTTGCCAGCCTGCGCCCTGAAATTCCCAAACTGTTTATTCTCTCCCAGGCCGAYAAGCGGGACGAGCAGGACATMCGGGATATCATGGCCCTTATCCGCAACACCCTTGAAAAACGGGGGATCGGCTTCATTGATGTGCTGCCCTTTTCCGCAAGGAAAAAAAAGCTTTACCCCGCAGAAGCCATTACCGCCGTTCTGGATCAGTGGAACACAAARCCAAGGGAAGTKCTTTTTGCGAGAAACTTCAAGGTGCTTTTCATCCATTTTATCCGTTATCTGGATGAAAAAAAGCTGAGTGCGGAAAGAAGCCTCAACCGCCTGAACCGGGTGCTGGGCCTTGCCGATGATGAGGATATCCGGCAGGACATTGAGGAGCTTCAGAAAAAAACAAAACTGGAGATCAATCAACTGGACGGGGAAAGGGTGATACTCATGGGGCTTTCCAACACCTTTTTCCGGGAGTTGAAAAAGGAGGGGGATAAGGTTGGCATAGAAATGCCTGAGCCTTCGGAGATGGATCTTCTGGCACCGGATGGAGCCAATATTCTTGAGCTGCTGCGCTCTTATATGGAAAAGGAAAAAATCAGATCAAAGGGTTTGGAAAAACACCTCTTGCCCTTGATGCAAGCAGCAGAATGCAGGAATTATGACATCATCACAAGACAGGTAGGCGAAAAACTCAAAGACCTTCTCCTGAAAGCCTGTGCATAG
- a CDS encoding DUF1566 domain-containing protein: MTTSTNPQLSTLLQQIHNLKTEFLPLPEHAAKDCDTHTKERYLTLLASLAMADKAITEAESRLISLLRASMGLEVRNSALYEQAGNLDEEGLRDFFRAIKEADIAKSFILDALILCRLDGPLNPEAAEVLGHLAELMGIGEEDLKILVGLSCHVLGIQNETLNPVKWNPDFYRHWYFLLLKGKGKLTLQDIEAGQRLSFPLKDSDIMAAATVLDEKTGLEWMRCSLGQTWDGSTCVGEAKAYNLDNAMAAAEKLNKEGGYCGYRDWRLPTIEELNTLVYCSSGKRADWEPGNAGGECEGDFQKPTINLAAFPNTPKSGFSSSSPRAGNGAYAWSLAFSNGSVYGDYNNLLRLVRLVRGGQ; this comes from the coding sequence ATGACTACATCTACAAACCCCCAGCTATCCACCCTTCTGCAGCAGATTCACAACCTGAAAACAGAATTTCTGCCCCTGCCGGAGCACGCTGCCAAAGATTGCGACACCCACACCAAAGAACGTTACCTCACCCTTCTGGCCTCCCTTGCCATGGCGGATAAGGCCATTACGGAGGCTGAATCCCGCCTCATTTCCCTGCTTCGGGCATCCATGGGGCTGGAAGTAAGAAACTCTGCCCTTTATGAACAGGCAGGAAATCTTGATGAAGAAGGTTTGAGGGATTTTTTCAGGGCCATCAAAGAAGCAGACATTGCCAAAAGCTTTATCCTCGATGCCCTGATTCTTTGCAGGCTGGATGGCCCTTTGAACCCGGAAGCAGCAGAAGTTCTGGGGCATCTGGCTGAGCTGATGGGTATTGGGGAAGAAGATTTGAAAATTTTGGTGGGGCTGTCCTGCCATGTGTTGGGAATTCAAAATGAAACACTGAATCCTGTTAAATGGAATCCTGATTTTTACAGGCATTGGTATTTTTTATTGTTGAAGGGCAAGGGAAAGCTGACTTTGCAGGATATTGAGGCAGGTCAACGCTTGTCCTTTCCATTAAAAGACAGTGATATTATGGCTGCTGCAACGGTACTGGATGAAAAAACAGGCCTTGAGTGGATGCGCTGCTCTCTGGGCCAGACCTGGGACGGCAGCACCTGTGTTGGGGAAGCTAAGGCATATAATTTGGATAATGCCATGGCAGCCGCAGAAAAACTAAATAAAGAGGGTGGTTATTGTGGATACAGGGACTGGCGTTTGCCCACCATAGAAGAGCTGAATACCCTTGTCTATTGCAGTTCAGGTAAAAGAGCAGACTGGGAGCCTGGTAACGCGGGAGGAGAATGCGAAGGCGACTTTCAGAAACCAACCATAAACCTTGCAGCCTTTCCCAATACCCCGAAAAGCGGGTTCTCGTCTTCCTCGCCCCGTGCCGGCAACGGCGCCTATGCGTGGAGCCTCGCCTTCTCCAATGGTAGTGTCTACGGCGACTACAACAACCTGCTCCGCCTCGTGCGCCTCGTGCGCGGCGGACAGTGA